AATTGTAAAGATTATAATAATATCAATTACAAATCTAGTGATAGAATTTAAAAAAGTTATTAATCCATGATTATCTTTAAATATTCTTGTATACAATTTATTAAAAAATGTAGATAAATATCTCTTTATCGGTTTATACAATATAAACAGTATTATTGCTGGTAATATATTAAAAAGATTCTTTTCAATATACAATAGTATCTCATTTAAACTTAAATATTCACTTATACTTCTCATTATTCTAACTCCTTATACATTAAACCTAAAATACATTACGTCTCCGTCTTGTACTATATATTCTTTTCCCTCTAATCTCATATCAGCATTAATTTTTGATTTTTGCCAACCTTCATTTTCAATAAACTTATCAAAATCAACAACTTCTGCTCTAATAAATCCTTTTTGTATGTCAGTATGTATTTCTGCTGCTGAATTTTGTGCATTAGTTCCTTTTGTAATAGTCCATGCTCTAACTTCTTTTTCACCTGCTGTAAAAAAAGTTATTAAACCTAATAGTCTATATCCTGTTGATATTAATCTATTAAGACTTGGTTCACTTACTCCTAAACTTTCTAAAAATTCTTTTCTTAATTCTTCATCTTCTATTTCTATAAGTTCAGCTTCAACTTTTGCTGAAAATATAACTATTTCAATTTCTTTATCCTTGATATATTCTCTTACTTTTTTTACATACTTATTGTCAACATGACTTGCTAAATCTTCTTCTGAAACATTAAGTGCATACATCATAGGTTTTATTGTTAAAAATTGATACACATTTATAAGTTCTAATTCATTTTCATCCAATTCTAACGAAGATAATAATTTTTCGTTTTCTAAATGTTTCATACATTTTTCTAAAGTTTCTACCAATAATTTAGCATTCTTATCTCCACTTTTAGCCAATTTAGAATTTTTTTGTCTTGCCTTTTCAATAGTTTCTATGTCTGCAAAAATTAACTCTAAATTTATAGTTTCAATGTCTCTTATAGGATCAACACTACCATCAACATGTATTATATCATCATTTTCAAAGCATCTAACAACTTGACATATAGCTTGTGTATTTCTTATATTAGTTAAAAATTTATTCCCTAAGCCTTCTCCTTTTGATGCCCCTTTTACTAATCCTGCTATATCAACAAATTTTACTGTTGCTGATACAGTAGATTTTGGGTTTACTAATTTTATTAATTTATCCATTCTATAATCTGGTACTGGAACCGTTCCTACATTAGGCTCTATTGTTGCAAATGGATAATTTGCTGCTAATGCATTACTAGACTTAGTTATTGCATTAAATAAGGTTGATTTCCCAACATTTGGTAATCCTACTATACCTATTCCTATCATTTTGTTATCTCCTTCAATACTTTTATTAATTCTCTTTTTTTCTCTTTTGATAATTTTGATATATATTCTATATCATATATAGGTACTAATTTTTTACCATAAAATCCGAAAATTTTACCTACATTTTTTAATATATCTATATTTGTCTCTTTTTTAGTATAATATTTGTATAAATAATTAAAAATATCTTCTCCTATACTTACTATATATTCAGGCTCTATCAAATATATTTCCTTTAAAAATATAGACATTGCATATTTTCTTTTGTCATAATCAATACTTTGCATTTTATTATAGTATTTATTAAGACAAGTAAAATAACATTCTTTTATATCTATTTTAGCAAAATCAAATATTACTTTTAATTTTTCATACTCAAAACTATCTAATATTCCTCTTTTTTCAAACATGCTATGAGTAACTTTATCAAAAACTATAACTACTTTAGCTTTTTCGTTTCCTATTCCATGTACAGGTTCTTGGTCTATATTTAAATAATTACATTCTTCATATAATTTAATATCTTTTTCTATTTCATTCCACATATTCTATACCTACTTATCTAATTTATATAATTTTGTTGGTTCTTGTGTACTTACTATTATATCTGTATGTGATAATACACTTTTTCTTGCTGTATCTAATGCTATTTCAGGTCTATTATTATCTGAACTTAAATGAAGCAAAATAATTTTTTTTAATTTATTATTTGATACGTCATGAAATAATTTTGATGCTTCAGCATTTGAAATATGACCTACATTACTTTTAACTCTATTTTTTAAAGTCCAAGGATAATCTCCACCTAGTAACATATCTACATCATAATTACTCTCAAAAGCCAATATATCGCTTTCCATACATGCCATTTTAACAATATTTGTTATTTTACCTATGTCAGTTACATAAGTTAATTTCTTATTTCTATAATGAAAACTATACCCTAAATTATGTGCTGAATCATGCATTACATCAAAATTTTCAATTAGTATATTATCAAAAAAAATCTTTTTATCTTCTAATAAATTAATTTTTGAAATATCGATTTTACCCATTTTATGTAATACTTCATTAAGTGATTTCTTATTAACATATAAAGGAATATCATATTTTCTTGAAATTGCACCAAAAGATTTTATGTGATCACCATGATCGTGTGTTACAAATATTGCATCAATATTTTCTAAACTTTCATTTATTGTAGATAGCTTTTCATTTATTTTTTTCATACTATAACCAACATCAACTAAGATTTTTTTTCCACCTATTTCTATAAAACTCGAATTTCCTGCACTTCCACTACCTAGTACTGATATTTTCAACTTTACTAATCTCACTTTCTATACTATTTATTGCACCTATGTATACTATGCTTATTACTATTAATATAAATAATACTCTTTTAATAATTTTTTTTACCATAATATTTCTTCATCTTCTTCCATTTTATTAAATTTAGATATGCTATTTCTTTGTTTTATTAACACATTCTCAGGTGCAGTTATACTAATATTAAACTCGCCTTTTTTTACTTCTATAAACCCTAGCCCACCTATACTTAAATCGTAGCCTTTTTCTAAAATAATATCTTTTGTTATAAAAGTATTTTTCAGATATTCTTCTGTTTCTTCTTTTGATAATAATTTAAAAAAATCTCTATTTAAAAGTTCAGAATATTTTTCTTTACTAGTTACATGAAACTCTATATTTTTTGAAGCAAAAACTTGTATTTCACAATCAGAATTTACTCTAAAATAAACTAAATTTGATAACATAAAATACTGATTTTCTTTTAATTTAAATGTTTTTCTTGAAATTTCTTTATTAGGTACTAACTTAACTGCCTTTTTAGGATTTAATAAACTTTGAATTCTACCTTCAGGTATAAGTCCAGGTGTATCATAAAAAGTAATAGTAATATCTTTAAATTTAATCTTATTTTTTATACTTCCTTTTGTTGTTCCTGAAAATTTAGAAACTGTTAAATTATTTTTATTAAGTAATCTATTTAATATTGAAGATTTTCCTACATTAGATGCTCCAATAACAGCAACCTTTATATCCTTTTTATCTCTTGCCATAGTTTTAAGCTTTTTTAATATTCCATTTAAACCAAAATTTGACTTTGCTGAGATATATGATTCTTGTTCTGGAAAAATATTTTCATCTATTAAAATATTTTTAAACCATCTTGCAATTTCAGTTTTAACATAATATTTAGGTAATAAATCTATTTTATTAAGAACAACAAATACACGGTTATTCTCTAATAAATCTAAAATTTCATTAGTCATTGATGGCTCTAAATCTATTGCATCAAAAATAGGCATAACTATATCTACATTACTTATTGTCTTTCTAACAATTTCCGAATAAAGATTTTTATCTTCTGTTTCATTAGGTATTTCAGAATAATTTTTTAATCTGAAACATCTTCTACATATTAATTTATCTCCTAATAAATATTTTTCAATAGGAATATACCCTTTTTTATTTATATCTTCTGTTTGCAATATTTCTGCACAACCTGTACATATTTTTGTACTCATTTTTCACCTCTAAAATTTCTATAACTCCTAGTAATTATATCATATTTTAAATCAAATAAAAAGTGGACATTGAGATTATTTGTGCTATAATATTTATGAGGTGATAATTTTGGAAAAAATAGTTTACGATTTATTAAATGATTTAGGTATAAAGTATAGTAATCAAATACATGAGGCTATAACTTCAGTTAGAGATACTGATATTAAATTAGAAG
This region of Oceanivirga salmonicida genomic DNA includes:
- a CDS encoding MBL fold metallo-hydrolase; translated protein: MRLVKLKISVLGSGSAGNSSFIEIGGKKILVDVGYSMKKINEKLSTINESLENIDAIFVTHDHGDHIKSFGAISRKYDIPLYVNKKSLNEVLHKMGKIDISKINLLEDKKIFFDNILIENFDVMHDSAHNLGYSFHYRNKKLTYVTDIGKITNIVKMACMESDILAFESNYDVDMLLGGDYPWTLKNRVKSNVGHISNAEASKLFHDVSNNKLKKIILLHLSSDNNRPEIALDTARKSVLSHTDIIVSTQEPTKLYKLDK
- a CDS encoding GTPase; its protein translation is MSTKICTGCAEILQTEDINKKGYIPIEKYLLGDKLICRRCFRLKNYSEIPNETEDKNLYSEIVRKTISNVDIVMPIFDAIDLEPSMTNEILDLLENNRVFVVLNKIDLLPKYYVKTEIARWFKNILIDENIFPEQESYISAKSNFGLNGILKKLKTMARDKKDIKVAVIGASNVGKSSILNRLLNKNNLTVSKFSGTTKGSIKNKIKFKDITITFYDTPGLIPEGRIQSLLNPKKAVKLVPNKEISRKTFKLKENQYFMLSNLVYFRVNSDCEIQVFASKNIEFHVTSKEKYSELLNRDFFKLLSKEETEEYLKNTFITKDIILEKGYDLSIGGLGFIEVKKGEFNISITAPENVLIKQRNSISKFNKMEEDEEILW
- the ychF gene encoding redox-regulated ATPase YchF, with the translated sequence MIGIGIVGLPNVGKSTLFNAITKSSNALAANYPFATIEPNVGTVPVPDYRMDKLIKLVNPKSTVSATVKFVDIAGLVKGASKGEGLGNKFLTNIRNTQAICQVVRCFENDDIIHVDGSVDPIRDIETINLELIFADIETIEKARQKNSKLAKSGDKNAKLLVETLEKCMKHLENEKLLSSLELDENELELINVYQFLTIKPMMYALNVSEEDLASHVDNKYVKKVREYIKDKEIEIVIFSAKVEAELIEIEDEELRKEFLESLGVSEPSLNRLISTGYRLLGLITFFTAGEKEVRAWTITKGTNAQNSAAEIHTDIQKGFIRAEVVDFDKFIENEGWQKSKINADMRLEGKEYIVQDGDVMYFRFNV